In the Klebsiella aerogenes KCTC 2190 genome, one interval contains:
- the kduD gene encoding 2-dehydro-3-deoxy-D-gluconate 5-dehydrogenase KduD translates to MILDAFSLQGKVAVVTGCDTGLGQGMAVGLAEAGCDIVGINIVEPTETIERVTALGRRFLSLTADLRQIDGIPQLLERAVAEFGHIDILVNNAGLIRRQDAIEFSEKDWDDVMNLNIKSVFFMSQAAAKHFIAQGNGGKIINIASMLSFQGGIRVPSYTASKSGVMGVTRLLANEWAKHNINVNAIAPGYMATNNTQQLRADEQRSAEILDRIPAGRWGLPSDLMGPVVFLASSASDYINGYTVAVDGGWLAR, encoded by the coding sequence ATGATTCTTGATGCATTCTCTCTTCAGGGGAAAGTCGCGGTAGTGACCGGCTGCGACACCGGTTTAGGCCAGGGCATGGCGGTTGGGCTGGCGGAAGCGGGCTGCGATATCGTCGGTATTAATATCGTTGAGCCGACGGAAACCATCGAGCGCGTTACCGCGCTGGGGCGTCGTTTTTTGAGCCTCACCGCCGACCTGCGGCAGATAGATGGTATTCCGCAGTTGCTTGAGCGCGCGGTGGCGGAATTTGGCCACATCGATATTCTGGTCAATAACGCGGGGCTAATCCGCCGTCAGGATGCTATCGAATTCAGCGAGAAGGACTGGGATGACGTGATGAACCTGAACATCAAAAGCGTCTTTTTCATGTCTCAGGCCGCGGCGAAGCACTTCATCGCTCAGGGTAACGGCGGCAAGATCATCAATATTGCCTCCATGCTGTCGTTCCAGGGCGGGATCCGCGTGCCGTCCTACACCGCCTCGAAAAGCGGCGTCATGGGCGTAACTCGCCTGCTGGCCAATGAATGGGCAAAGCATAATATCAATGTTAACGCCATTGCCCCCGGCTACATGGCAACCAACAATACCCAGCAGTTACGCGCCGATGAACAGCGCAGCGCGGAAATTCTCGACCGTATCCCGGCCGGCCGCTGGGGCCTGCCGAGCGATTTAATGGGGCCGGTGGTGTTTCTCGCCTCCAGCGCATCCGATTACATCAACGGCTACACCGTGGCGGTAGATGGCGGTTGGCTGGCGCGCTAA
- a CDS encoding sugar porter family MFS transporter — protein MTSLTTDPGLLPNAQRNTRRMNQFVSIAAAVAGLLFGLDIGVIAGALPFITDHFVLSSRLQEWVVSSMMLGAAIGALFNGWLSFRLGRKYSLMVGAVLFVAGSIGSAFATSVEMLLAARIVLGVAVGIASYTAPLYLSEMASENVRGKMISMYQLMVTLGIVLAFLSDTAFSYSGNWRAMLGVLALPAVLLIILVVFLPNSPRWLAEKGRHIEAEEVLRMLRDTSEKARDELNEIRESLKLKQGGWALFKVNRNVRRAVFLGMLLQAMQQFTGMNIIMYYAPRIFKMAGFTTTEQQMIATLVVGLTFMFATFIAVFTVDKAGRKPALKIGFSVMALGTLVLGYCLMQFDNGTAGSGLSWLSVGMTMMCIAGYAMSAAPVVWILCSEIQPLKCRDFGITCSTTTNWVSNMIIGATFLTLLDAIGAAGTFWLYTALNVAFIGVTFWLIPETKNVTLEHIERKLMSGEKLRNIGN, from the coding sequence ATGACTTCATTGACCACCGATCCGGGTTTACTCCCCAATGCGCAGCGCAACACCCGGCGCATGAACCAGTTTGTCTCCATTGCCGCCGCGGTGGCGGGTTTGTTATTCGGCCTTGATATCGGCGTGATTGCCGGGGCGCTACCTTTCATCACCGATCATTTCGTTTTATCCAGCCGTCTGCAGGAGTGGGTGGTCAGCAGTATGATGCTTGGCGCGGCGATCGGCGCGCTGTTCAACGGCTGGCTCTCTTTCCGTCTTGGCCGTAAATACAGTTTGATGGTTGGCGCGGTGCTATTTGTGGCGGGCTCTATCGGCTCGGCATTCGCCACCAGCGTCGAGATGCTGCTGGCGGCGCGTATTGTCCTTGGCGTCGCCGTCGGTATCGCCTCTTATACCGCGCCGCTCTATCTTTCTGAAATGGCAAGCGAAAACGTTCGCGGCAAGATGATCAGCATGTATCAGTTGATGGTCACGCTTGGCATCGTGCTGGCCTTCTTATCCGATACCGCCTTCAGCTACAGCGGCAACTGGCGGGCAATGCTTGGCGTGCTGGCGCTGCCGGCGGTATTGCTGATTATCCTGGTGGTGTTCCTGCCTAACAGCCCGCGCTGGCTGGCGGAAAAAGGCCGCCATATCGAGGCCGAAGAAGTGCTGCGCATGCTGCGCGATACCTCGGAAAAGGCGCGCGATGAGCTGAATGAAATCCGCGAAAGCCTGAAGCTCAAGCAGGGCGGCTGGGCGCTGTTCAAAGTGAACCGCAACGTGCGTCGGGCGGTATTCCTTGGCATGTTATTGCAGGCGATGCAGCAGTTTACCGGCATGAATATCATCATGTATTACGCGCCGCGGATCTTCAAAATGGCCGGCTTTACCACCACCGAGCAGCAGATGATCGCCACGCTGGTGGTCGGCCTGACCTTCATGTTCGCCACCTTTATCGCGGTGTTTACCGTTGATAAGGCCGGGCGTAAACCGGCATTGAAAATCGGCTTTAGCGTGATGGCGTTGGGCACCCTGGTGCTGGGCTACTGCCTGATGCAGTTTGATAACGGTACCGCCGGCAGCGGTCTCTCCTGGCTATCGGTGGGAATGACCATGATGTGTATTGCCGGATACGCGATGAGCGCCGCGCCGGTTGTGTGGATCCTCTGCTCTGAGATCCAGCCGCTAAAATGCCGCGACTTCGGCATCACCTGTTCGACCACCACCAACTGGGTGTCGAACATGATTATTGGCGCGACCTTCCTGACGCTGCTGGACGCGATTGGCGCGGCAGGCACGTTCTGGCTCTATACCGCGCTGAACGTGGCGTTTATCGGCGTGACCTTCTGGCTGATCCCGGAAACCAAAAACGTGACGCTTGAACATATCGAACGCAAGCTGATGTCCGGGGAAAAGCTGCGTAACATCGGCAACTGA
- a CDS encoding LacI family DNA-binding transcriptional regulator gives MASLKDVAKLANVSLMTVSRALNSPERLKAETLARVQAAIEQTNYVPDLSAKKIRGARATPSTIGVLALDTVTTPFSVEITLSIEETARAHGWNSFVVNMFSDDNPDAILDLLLSHRPDGIIYTTMGLRQVPLPAKLLTLPCVLANCESLNENVASYIPDDEQGQYDAVKALLAAGYRRPLCLHLPARHLATIRRRQGMERACREAQVDPDTLDHGYMTYGDEHYRDIPGQLLAHIDQGKPRFDSVVCGNDRIAFMVYQTLLAQGLRIPEDVAVVGYDNMVGIGDLFLPPLSTVQLPHYEIGRLSALHIINGDSHRDTIKVPSPWLPRESV, from the coding sequence ATGGCATCCCTGAAAGATGTAGCGAAGCTAGCCAACGTCTCACTGATGACGGTATCCCGCGCGCTGAACAGCCCGGAGCGCCTGAAGGCGGAAACGCTCGCCCGCGTACAGGCGGCTATCGAACAGACCAATTACGTCCCCGACCTGTCGGCGAAGAAAATTCGCGGCGCCCGGGCAACGCCGAGCACCATCGGCGTGCTGGCGCTGGATACGGTGACCACTCCATTCTCGGTAGAGATAACGCTCTCTATCGAAGAGACGGCGCGGGCCCACGGCTGGAACAGCTTTGTGGTTAACATGTTCTCGGATGACAATCCAGATGCCATCCTTGACCTGCTGCTTTCCCACCGCCCGGACGGCATCATTTACACCACCATGGGGCTACGCCAGGTTCCGCTACCGGCGAAATTGTTGACGCTGCCCTGCGTGCTGGCCAACTGCGAAAGCCTGAACGAGAACGTCGCCAGCTATATTCCGGACGATGAGCAAGGCCAGTACGACGCGGTGAAAGCGCTGCTGGCCGCCGGCTATCGCCGCCCGCTCTGTTTGCATCTTCCGGCCAGGCATCTGGCGACGATACGCCGCCGACAGGGGATGGAACGCGCCTGCCGTGAGGCGCAGGTCGATCCGGATACGCTCGATCACGGCTATATGACCTACGGTGACGAACACTATCGCGATATTCCCGGCCAGCTGCTGGCCCATATTGATCAGGGTAAACCGCGGTTTGATTCCGTAGTGTGCGGTAACGATCGCATCGCTTTTATGGTCTACCAGACGTTGCTGGCGCAGGGCTTGCGAATCCCTGAAGATGTGGCGGTGGTGGGTTATGACAACATGGTGGGGATTGGCGATCTGTTCCTGCCGCCGCTGTCAACGGTGCAGTTACCGCATTATGAAATTGGCCGCCTGAGCGCCCTGCATATTATTAACGGCGACAGCCATCGGGATACCATTAAGGTTCCCAGCCCGTGGCTGCCGCGCGAATCCGTGTGA
- a CDS encoding MFS transporter encodes MMKMHHSHSYPLLSALLFFFFVTWSSSGSLLSIWLHQEVGLKAGDTGIIYAVLSVSALFAQICYGFIQDKLGLRKNLLWYITVLLILSGPAYLLFGYLLKINVLLGSIFGGIYIGLTFNGGIGVLESYTERVARQSQFEFGKARMWGSLGWAVATFFAGLLFNINPQLNFAVASCSGLVFFMLLARLKVSSAPHAMQEAVSGGKVTLEDALRLLTLPRFWALVFFVVGTCIYGVYDQQFPVYFSSQFATLHEGNAMYGYLNSFQVFLEAAGMFCAPWLVNRIGAKNGLIFAGMVMAMRMVASGLVEGPVLISITKLLHAVELPVLLVSIFKYNSLNFDKRLSSTLYLVGFACTSSVIATVLSPLAGYSYEKYGFADSYLIMGLLVFCTTFISIFLLRSNKASSDSLMSQPSTI; translated from the coding sequence ATGATGAAGATGCATCACTCTCACAGCTACCCCTTACTCAGTGCCTTACTGTTTTTCTTTTTTGTTACCTGGTCTTCTTCCGGCTCGTTGCTTTCCATCTGGCTACATCAGGAGGTAGGGCTGAAAGCCGGGGATACCGGCATTATCTACGCGGTGCTGTCGGTCTCGGCGCTATTCGCCCAGATTTGCTACGGCTTTATCCAGGATAAACTGGGGCTGCGCAAAAATTTACTCTGGTATATCACCGTCTTACTGATCCTTTCCGGCCCGGCCTATCTGCTGTTTGGCTATCTGCTGAAAATCAACGTGCTGCTTGGCAGTATTTTTGGCGGCATCTATATCGGCCTGACCTTTAACGGCGGCATTGGCGTGCTGGAGTCCTATACCGAGCGCGTGGCGCGGCAAAGCCAGTTTGAATTCGGCAAAGCGCGGATGTGGGGATCGTTGGGCTGGGCGGTGGCGACCTTTTTCGCCGGGCTGCTGTTCAACATTAACCCACAGCTGAACTTCGCCGTCGCCAGCTGTTCCGGTCTGGTTTTCTTCATGCTGCTGGCGCGGCTTAAGGTCTCTTCAGCGCCGCACGCCATGCAGGAGGCGGTCAGTGGCGGTAAAGTCACGCTGGAAGACGCGCTGCGCCTGCTGACGCTGCCGCGCTTTTGGGCGCTGGTGTTTTTCGTCGTTGGCACCTGTATTTACGGCGTTTACGACCAGCAGTTCCCGGTCTACTTCTCCTCGCAGTTCGCCACGCTGCATGAAGGGAACGCCATGTATGGCTATCTCAACTCCTTCCAGGTGTTCCTCGAAGCGGCGGGAATGTTCTGCGCCCCGTGGCTGGTCAACCGTATCGGCGCGAAAAACGGCCTGATCTTCGCCGGCATGGTGATGGCGATGCGCATGGTGGCCTCCGGGCTGGTGGAAGGCCCTGTACTGATCTCGATTACGAAACTGCTGCACGCCGTGGAATTGCCGGTGCTGCTGGTGTCCATCTTCAAATACAACAGCCTGAACTTTGATAAACGCCTTTCTTCCACCCTGTACCTGGTTGGTTTCGCCTGCACCAGTTCGGTTATCGCCACCGTCCTGTCGCCGCTGGCGGGCTATAGCTATGAAAAATACGGCTTCGCCGACTCCTATCTGATCATGGGACTGCTGGTGTTCTGCACCACCTTCATCTCCATCTTCCTGCTGCGATCCAATAAGGCCTCTTCGGATTCGCTCATGTCGCAGCCATCCACTATCTGA
- a CDS encoding acetyl-CoA C-acetyltransferase, whose translation MKDVVIVGALRTPIGCFQGTLARHSAVELGSVVVKALVERSGIDPQCIDEVILGQVLTAGTGQNPARQSAIRGGLPNTVSAITINDVCGSGLKALHLATQAIQCGEADVVIAGGQENMSRAPHVLTDSRTGAQLGNSQLIDSLVHDGLWDAFNDYHMGVTAENLAREYGISRELQDAWALSSQQKARRAIDSGRFRDEIVPVATEHNGSQRLVDTDEQPRMDASAEGLASLMPTFDQLGSVTAGNASSINDGAAAVMMMSESKAQELGLPILARIRAFASVGVDPALMGIAPVHATRRCLERAGWQLDEVDLIEANEAFAAQAISVGRVLEWDERRVNVNGGAIALGHPIGASGCRILVSLVHEMIKRDARKGLATLCIGGGQGVALAVERA comes from the coding sequence ATGAAAGATGTCGTGATCGTCGGCGCGTTGCGTACGCCTATCGGCTGTTTTCAGGGAACGCTGGCGCGTCACTCGGCGGTGGAATTGGGCAGCGTGGTGGTGAAGGCGTTAGTCGAGCGGAGCGGAATCGATCCGCAGTGCATTGATGAAGTGATCCTCGGTCAGGTGCTGACCGCGGGCACCGGGCAGAATCCGGCGCGTCAGTCGGCGATCCGCGGCGGGCTGCCGAATACCGTTTCGGCGATCACCATCAACGACGTTTGCGGCTCCGGGCTGAAAGCGCTGCACCTGGCGACTCAGGCCATCCAATGCGGCGAAGCGGATGTAGTGATCGCCGGCGGCCAGGAAAACATGAGCCGCGCGCCGCATGTACTTACCGACAGCCGAACCGGCGCGCAGCTGGGCAATAGCCAGCTTATCGACAGCCTGGTGCATGATGGGCTGTGGGACGCTTTCAATGACTACCATATGGGCGTAACGGCGGAAAATCTGGCGCGGGAGTATGGGATCAGCCGTGAACTACAGGACGCCTGGGCGCTTAGCTCGCAGCAAAAAGCGCGGCGGGCGATAGACTCCGGGCGGTTTCGCGATGAAATCGTGCCGGTCGCCACCGAGCATAACGGCAGTCAACGGCTGGTGGATACCGACGAGCAGCCGCGGATGGATGCCAGCGCTGAAGGGTTAGCCAGCCTGATGCCCACCTTCGACCAGCTTGGGTCGGTGACCGCGGGTAATGCATCGAGTATTAACGATGGCGCGGCGGCGGTAATGATGATGAGCGAATCAAAGGCCCAGGAGCTGGGGCTGCCGATTCTGGCGCGCATTCGCGCCTTCGCCAGCGTCGGCGTCGATCCGGCGCTAATGGGTATCGCGCCGGTACATGCCACCCGGCGCTGCCTTGAGCGCGCGGGCTGGCAGCTGGATGAGGTTGACTTAATCGAAGCTAATGAAGCTTTTGCCGCCCAGGCTATCTCCGTTGGCAGAGTGCTGGAGTGGGATGAACGGCGGGTTAACGTTAACGGCGGGGCTATCGCCCTGGGCCATCCGATTGGCGCGTCCGGCTGCCGTATTCTGGTGTCGCTGGTACATGAAATGATCAAGCGCGATGCGCGTAAAGGGCTCGCGACGCTGTGTATCGGCGGCGGTCAGGGCGTTGCGCTGGCGGTGGAGCGCGCATAA
- a CDS encoding LysR family transcriptional regulator, translated as MHYSPEALTAFVEAAASGSFSAAARRMRKSQSTISTAISNLETDLGLTLFDRSTRQPTLTAQGEQVLGYVKAILAASSRLDELASSLSGNTEPRLTFVLSDTLHPDVLEYLLEQFDRRFPHTEFECLIGEDEDVVDLLQKERAQVGLIEARDSYPMEIGSMRLPLQTAMGIYVAPGHPLAGQGRVFWDDLHGWRELRLSTYLESAPDPSRGQVWSAPNYLLLLSMAVQGFGWCILPCALVEEFAGSGKLKALNIAGWPRSISVDLLWNKRTPLGEAGSWLRQHLEGQGRES; from the coding sequence ATGCACTATTCTCCCGAAGCCCTCACCGCCTTTGTAGAAGCCGCCGCCAGCGGTTCGTTCTCCGCCGCCGCCCGGCGGATGCGTAAAAGCCAGTCCACCATCAGTACCGCGATTTCGAATCTTGAAACCGACCTGGGGTTGACTCTGTTCGATCGTTCCACTCGCCAGCCGACGCTAACCGCGCAGGGCGAGCAGGTGCTGGGCTATGTGAAAGCAATACTGGCCGCCAGTTCGCGGCTGGATGAGCTCGCCAGTTCGTTATCCGGCAATACCGAACCGCGGCTGACCTTCGTCTTGTCGGATACCCTGCACCCGGATGTACTGGAGTATTTGCTGGAACAGTTCGATCGGCGTTTTCCGCATACCGAGTTTGAATGTCTGATTGGCGAAGATGAAGACGTGGTGGATCTGCTGCAAAAAGAGCGCGCTCAGGTGGGGCTTATCGAAGCCCGGGACAGCTATCCGATGGAGATCGGCAGCATGCGCCTGCCGTTGCAAACGGCGATGGGGATTTATGTTGCGCCGGGGCATCCGCTGGCCGGTCAGGGGCGGGTTTTCTGGGATGATCTGCACGGCTGGCGTGAATTGCGGCTTAGCACTTATCTTGAGAGCGCGCCGGATCCCTCGCGCGGCCAGGTATGGTCGGCGCCCAACTATTTGCTGCTGCTGAGTATGGCGGTGCAGGGCTTTGGCTGGTGCATTTTGCCCTGCGCGCTGGTGGAAGAGTTCGCCGGTAGCGGCAAGCTTAAAGCGTTGAATATCGCCGGCTGGCCGCGCTCGATCTCGGTGGATCTGCTATGGAACAAGCGTACGCCGCTGGGGGAAGCGGGCAGTTGGCTGCGCCAACACCTTGAAGGGCAAGGCCGCGAGTCGTGA
- a CDS encoding multidrug/biocide efflux PACE transporter, translating to MKTNNLQHKTLLERVLHAVSFEGLATLILAPTAAWLMQRSVVEMGGLAILLATMAMVWNLIYNAAFDRLWPVSRLARTLRVRALHAIGFECGFIIIGVTVVALVLGVSLVQAFMLEIGFMLFFLPYTMFFNWAWDTLRVRVLKYRQPQSLPNS from the coding sequence ATGAAAACCAATAACCTGCAACATAAGACGCTACTGGAACGCGTACTCCACGCGGTGAGCTTTGAAGGCCTCGCCACGTTAATTCTGGCCCCCACCGCCGCCTGGTTAATGCAGCGATCGGTGGTCGAAATGGGCGGCTTGGCCATTTTGCTCGCCACCATGGCGATGGTCTGGAACCTGATCTATAACGCCGCCTTCGACCGTCTGTGGCCGGTTTCACGCCTGGCGCGTACGCTGCGGGTGCGCGCGCTGCACGCCATCGGCTTTGAGTGCGGCTTTATCATCATCGGCGTCACCGTCGTCGCGCTGGTGCTTGGCGTGTCGCTGGTGCAGGCATTTATGCTGGAAATCGGCTTTATGCTGTTCTTCCTGCCCTACACCATGTTCTTTAACTGGGCGTGGGATACGCTGCGCGTGCGCGTCCTGAAGTATCGCCAGCCGCAGAGTCTGCCGAATAGTTAA
- a CDS encoding glycoside hydrolase family 32 protein: MIYSISNAERELQAKSVDLNPRWYPRYHLAARAGWINDPNGLVWFDGWYHAFYQHHPYSNQWGPMHWGHARSKDLVHWEHLPVALAPEGPEDKDGCFSGSAVVDGDTLALIYTGHKFHGDPADENNLYQVQCLATSRDGIHFERQGMVIDTPPEMHHFRDPKVWREGESWYMVVGARVDDVGQVRLYRSDDLRHWQDAGILAQAETGMGYMWECPDFFELDGKRVLMFSPQGMAADGFARRNLFQSGYLLGDWQPGQTFVREEAFVELDSGHDFYAPQSFLTPDGRRIVIGWLDMWESPLPEQQDGWAGMLSLPRELSLGADNRLLMRPAKEVEVLRRDWFPWPVSSLKNQQLTMVEHCETMEVNLHWDMANSCAEQYGLSFGEGLKVYVDNQMQRLVLERRYPQYGLCGTRSVPLPAGSALKLRLFFDSSSVEVFVNDGEACLSSRIYPDARRRELALFSWSGSAALIDGGAWNL; the protein is encoded by the coding sequence ATGATCTATTCCATTAGTAACGCGGAGCGGGAACTGCAGGCGAAAAGCGTGGATCTCAACCCGCGCTGGTATCCGCGTTATCACCTGGCTGCCCGTGCCGGCTGGATCAACGACCCCAACGGGCTGGTATGGTTCGACGGCTGGTACCACGCGTTTTATCAGCACCACCCGTATTCAAACCAGTGGGGGCCGATGCACTGGGGCCACGCGCGCAGCAAGGACCTTGTGCATTGGGAACACCTGCCGGTGGCGCTGGCGCCGGAAGGGCCGGAAGATAAAGACGGCTGTTTCTCCGGCTCGGCGGTGGTTGATGGCGATACGCTGGCGCTCATCTACACCGGCCATAAATTTCATGGCGATCCCGCTGATGAAAATAACCTGTACCAGGTGCAGTGTCTGGCGACCAGCCGCGACGGCATCCATTTTGAGCGCCAGGGGATGGTCATTGATACCCCGCCGGAGATGCACCATTTTCGCGACCCGAAAGTATGGCGTGAAGGTGAAAGCTGGTACATGGTGGTCGGCGCGCGGGTAGACGACGTCGGCCAGGTGCGGTTGTACCGTTCTGACGACCTGCGCCACTGGCAGGATGCCGGTATTCTTGCCCAGGCCGAAACGGGGATGGGCTACATGTGGGAGTGCCCGGATTTCTTTGAACTCGATGGCAAGCGGGTTCTGATGTTCTCACCGCAGGGGATGGCCGCGGACGGCTTTGCCCGGCGCAATTTATTCCAGAGCGGCTATCTGCTGGGGGACTGGCAGCCGGGGCAAACTTTCGTCCGCGAAGAGGCGTTTGTCGAACTCGACAGCGGCCACGATTTCTATGCGCCGCAAAGCTTCCTCACCCCTGATGGCCGACGGATTGTTATCGGCTGGCTGGACATGTGGGAGTCGCCGCTGCCGGAGCAGCAGGACGGTTGGGCCGGTATGCTGTCGCTGCCGCGCGAGTTAAGCCTCGGTGCCGATAATCGGCTGTTGATGCGTCCGGCAAAAGAGGTGGAAGTCCTGCGCCGCGACTGGTTCCCGTGGCCGGTCAGTTCGTTGAAGAATCAGCAGCTGACGATGGTAGAGCATTGTGAAACCATGGAGGTCAATCTGCATTGGGATATGGCCAATAGCTGCGCCGAGCAATACGGTTTGAGCTTTGGCGAAGGGCTGAAGGTATATGTCGACAATCAGATGCAGCGTCTGGTGCTGGAGCGTCGCTATCCGCAATATGGTTTGTGCGGCACGCGCAGCGTTCCGTTACCAGCCGGTTCGGCGCTGAAGCTGCGGCTATTTTTCGATAGCTCATCCGTTGAGGTTTTCGTTAATGACGGCGAAGCCTGCCTCAGCAGCCGTATTTATCCTGATGCCCGGCGCCGGGAATTAGCTTTATTTTCCTGGAGCGGTAGTGCGGCATTAATTGATGGCGGAGCATGGAATCTCTAA